Proteins found in one Planococcus citri chromosome 2, ihPlaCitr1.1, whole genome shotgun sequence genomic segment:
- the LOC135834863 gene encoding uncharacterized protein LOC135834863 → MSPPLWVKTGFQICIFVSFLLFAMLAISTALLHFHLSKQRDVLLEKINETETHAHGEIYPTPDAVPTIAPFPVIPTMRNSKKANTIIPKAPDFHPSQFKHSGLDQRANPQTDPVSFDENSDVYAFKNDDVRLNIDPQLERETVFGDMRKENWPNSMKAKEEDPVGSETSSTNIDSPIESDLRPNEKPVENRSNVQTHSEDDSESENLPKQESNPFADPTPKYDLESKLKTNATAIFPNHDIVTRSSNDSEIDSLIEKSAKDSEPDMSGKNETLGNDDSEMSSAGKEMLPDLGNDDSEMASADKEMASDIGNDDSEMASAGKEMLPDLPPTDMRPHSANTAGSDPPAIADGSDSKQELHERLPTPFAAKALSSADRTINNNKKFHSKINSPSKNVLMDSTGSLLKIARDLNAHHSSIEEAAKIMQRLKRSVPISPSFHRNGVKSRKDAAFNRSYRKSQSHSVPVFKNVLKSSFVGYPAFYGLWSKGSHTRNLVQHRESLHQSEEDLTGNNNAHPLSMTGILKEMMALKRSGAKIGKPDENHPLYRKKYRLQFANPLPQEATTSPSTTMSTITTEASEITTTSMSTMQAGDTTSTTMSTMKPGDITTLPSDMTTMSMSTMKPGDMTTMSMSTMMPSDMSTMSMSTMMPGDTTTMSMSTMMPGDTTTMSMSTMTPGDMSTMSPMTTTCRDDDPSEEIIDPERDPSEENIGPEGDYEEGSEEFTQPDRYPSEESDEDYGEGGSCNGPECVDCSDMNFRKLHSKLCSKKAARDTLKDVEVPKSEEKHILKKIDAIAKRNVGSVNRIQKSEHEQGSMKSNLDSSLFSILAPRRKILRNTLQDDGTIDAE, encoded by the exons at GTCGCCCCCATTGTGGGTTAAGACTGGAttccaaatatgtatttttgtcAGTTTCTTATTATTTGCAATGCTAGCAATAAGCACTGCTTTACTACACTTTCACTTGTCAAAACAACGag ATgtacttcttgaaaaaataaacgaaacagAAACTCATGCTCATGGAGAAATCTATCCCACACCTGATGCTGTTCCAACCATTGCACCTTTTCCCGTTATTCCTACAATGAGAAATAGTAAAAAAGCTAATACCATCATTCCAAAAGCTCCCGATTTTCATCCATCTCAATTCAAGCATTCTGGTTTGGACCAAAGAGCAAATCCTCAAACTGATCCAGTTTCATTTGATGAGAACTCGGATGTATATGCTTTTAAAAACGACGACGTCAGACTTAATATTGATCCTCAGTTGGAAAGAGAAACTGTATTTGGTGACATGAGGAAAGAAAATTGGCCTAATTCAATGAAAGCAAAAGAAGAGGATCCAGTTGGTTCAGAAACTTCATCCACCAATATCGATTCACCCATTGAAAGCGACCTGAGACCCAATGAAAAGCCTGTTGAAAACCGCTCTAATGTTCAGACCCATTCAGAAGATGATTCTGAATCAGAAAATTTACCCAAGCAAGAATCCAATCCTTTTGCTGATCCAACTCCAAAATATGATCTCGAGTCCAAGTTGAAGACAAATGCTACAGCGATCTTTCCTAATCATGATATTGTTACCCGTTCTAGTAATGATTCTGAAATTGATtcattgattgaaaaatctgcaaaagattCAGAACCTGATATGTCTGGTAAAAATGAAACTCTTGGTAATGATGACTCTGAAATGTCTTCAGCTGGTAAAGAAATGCTCCCTGATCTTGGTAATGATGATTCTGAAATGGCTTCAGCTGATAAAGAAATGGCCTCTGATATTGGTAATGATGACTCTGAAATGGCTTCAGCTGGTAAAGAAATGCTACCTGATCTGCCTCCAACTGATATGCGGCCTCATTCTGCGAATACTGCTGGTTCTGATCCCCCTGCCATAGCTGATGGATCTGACTCTAAACAAGAACTGCATGAACGGCTACCAACACCATTTGCTGCTAAGGCACTATCCAGTGCGGACAGAACTATCAACAACAATAAAAAGTTCCATTCAAAGATAAATTCTCCTAGTAAAAATGTGTTAATGGATTCCACGGgttctttgttgaaaattgccagAGACCTCAATGCACACCATAGTTCTATCGAAGAAGCTGCCAAAATCATGCAGAGACTCAAAAGATCTGTGCCTATTTCACCATCTTTTCATAGGAACGGTGTAAAAAGTCGCAAAGATGCTGCATTCAACAGATCATATCGCAAATCCCAATCACATAGTGTTCCAGTTTTCAAGAATGTTCTTAAAAGTAGCTTTGTTGGGTATCCAGCCTTTTACGGTTTATGGTCCAAAGGTAGCCATACTCGTAATCTTGTTCAGCATAGAGAATCCTTACACCAATCTGAGGAAGACTTGACTGGTAATAACAATGCACATCCATTGTCAATGACTggcattttgaaagaaatgatgGCTTTGAAACGAAGTGGTGCAAAAATAG GTAAACCTGATGAAAACCATCCattatatagaaaaaaatatcgtcTTCAATTTGCAAACCCATTACCACAAGAAGCCACTACAAGTCCTTCAACAACAATGTCTACAATTACAACGGAAGCCAGTGAAATTACAACAACATCTATGTCAACAATGCAAGCTGGTGACACGACTTCGACAACCATGTCGACAATGAAACCTGGTGACATAACCACGCTGCCTAGTGACATGACCACAATGTCTATGTCAACAATGAAACCTGGTGATATGACCACAATGTCTATGTCAACAATGATGCCCAGTGATATGAGCACAATGTCTATGTCAACAATGATGCCTGGTGACACAACCACCATGTCTATGTCAACAATGATGCCTGGTGACACAACCACCATGTCTATGTCAACAATGACGCCTGGTGACATGTCCACAATGTCCCCCATGACAACCACATGCAGGG ATGATGacccttctgaagaaattattGATCCAGAAAGAGACCCCTCAGAGGAAAATATAGGACCAGAAGGAGACTATGAAGAAGGTTCTGAAGAATTTACTCAACCAGACAGATACCCTTCGGAGGAATCAGATGAAGACTATGGAGAAGGTGGTTCTTGCAATGGTCCAGAGTGTGTTGATTGCAGTGATATGAATTTTCGCAAGCTACACAGTAAACTTTGCAGTAAAAAAGCAGCTCGGGATACTTTGAAAGACGTTGAAGTTCCTAAAA GTgaagaaaaacatattttgaaaaaaattgacgctaTAGCAAAAAGAAATGTTGGATCAGTGAATCGAATTCAGAAATCTGAACACGAGCAAGGATCTATGAAATCAAATCTTGATTCAAGCTTATTCAGTATATTGGCTCCGAGAAGAAAAATTCTGCGTAACACTCTACAAGATGATGGCACCATTGATGCTGAATAG
- the LOC135834861 gene encoding 2-acylglycerol O-acyltransferase 2-like translates to MPTEWKMELEMEVEYGPPLRDKSNALFRQTVEDYYDWLGCWMMTLTFIFGPPFLLLLCITTSLWIIGLLYFLWMYYDRETPHTGGRRLLAFRKLRFWRYRRNYFPIRLVKTAELPANTTYLFSSFPHGILVFGASTNFISDANHFDKAFPGLNPYIMTLNANFNFPFARELLLFFGVCAASARGILHVLNGPPGNVCVLMVGGVAEALKSVPGEYHIILRNRKGFVKMALKTGSSLVPVFSFGETDTYEQVSGKWYRWLQGKLRATTGIPLILVKGRGILSHSFRLLPHNRPITTVVGNPIKLPKEENPGPELVDTYHEIFTRELIELFEKYKVKYDSRGKDATLIIE, encoded by the exons ATGCCAACG GAATGgaaaatggaattggaaatgGAAGTGGAATACGGACCTCCGCTGCGCGACAAAAGCAATGCATTATTTCGACAGACAGTTGAGGATTACTACGATTGGTTAGGTTGCTGGATGATGACGTTGACGTTCATCTTCGGTCCGCCGTTTTTGCTACTACTCTGCATAACGACATCGCTATGGATAATCGGACTTTTGTACTTCTTATGGATGTACTATGACCGCGAAACTCCGCACACCGGAGGCAGAAG ATTGTTGGCGTTCAGGAAATTGCGATTTTGGCGATACCGAAGAAACTACTTCCCGATCAGACTAGTCAAGACGGCCGAATTGCCAGCCAACACCACGTActtattttcttcatttccaCACGGCATTTTGGTTTTCGGCGCTTCTACCAACTTCATCAGCGACGCGAATCATTTTGACAAAGCTTTTCCAGGCCTCAATCCTTACATAATGACGCTCAATgccaatttcaactttccatttGCCAGagaattgttattatttttcg GCGTTTGCGCAGCTTCGGCCAGAGGTATTTTGCACGTACTGAACGGACCGCCAGGAAATGTGTGCGTACTCATGGTCGGAGGCGTAGCCGAAGCGTTGAAGTCTGTCCCCGGCGAATATCACATAATTTTGAGGAACCGAAAAGGCTTCGTCAAGATGGCTTTGAAGACCGG CTCATCTTTAGTGCCGGTATTTTCTTTCGGCGAAACAGACACTTACGAACAAGTATCCGGCAAATGGTACAGATGGTTACAAGGCAAGCTAAGAGCCACGACTGGAATACCGCTCATCCTAGTCAAAGGTCGGGGAATACTCAGTCACTCGTTCAGACTTTTACCACATAATCGGCCCATCACTACAGTAG TGGGAAACCCGATTAAATTGCCCAAAGAAGAAAATCCTGGTCCAGAGCTGGTGGATACATACCACGAAATATTTACGCGAGAGTTGATCGAGCTATTCGAAAAATACAAAGTAAAATACGACTCGCGAGGAAAAGATGCCACCTTGATCATCGAATAG
- the LOC135834859 gene encoding uncharacterized protein LOC135834859 gives MYFNIVFFATFLALFDSIHNWSFDHLNLDEEKISLSRIVVVSTNRAIVAIPRINQTQTVTLVEVPWPENSSKPLFSPRAYPNLPSQELGECSELQSAITMDTDGNKGHLYVLDQGWKDICPPKIIVYSLLTNKRLLQKELQNVPVDSLSSLTVDATPYKKGIKVILGDAGRTSLLVYNFEKHIWWRLVLNKNFKMCDEFITSNDGDFIKIDEKWSFSMNQLALSRKSSVLYATSSESVELFTIDLKQLRRIEEPSKLHYNWYDYNDTDISFQYIGNKFGKSKAIFVDSKDNLYYFYQRDYAVIRWNTNTPFMDEYMNVVLQDDKSMPHVTQIFADLARPTRQLWVLNSKRNDNLSYTVKLMT, from the exons ATGTATTTCAACATCGTGTTCTTCGCGACTTTTCTCGCCTTATTTGACTCAATTCACAATTGGAGTTTCGATCATTTGAACCTAGACGAAGAGAAAATATCGCTATCGAGAATCGTCGTCGTGTCCACCAATCGAGCCATCGTCGCTATTCCGAGGATAAACCAGACCCAAACGGTAACATTGGTCGAGGTCCCATGGCCAGAGAATTCGTCAAAACCGCTCTTCAGCCCGAGAGCTTATCCAAATCTTCCATCTCAG GAATTAGGAGAATGTAGCGAATTGCAATCTGCCATTACAATGGATACGGATGGTAATAAAGGTCATCTATATGTACTAGATCAAGGCTGGAAAGATATCTGTCCTCCTAAAATAATCGTTTACAGTTTACTGACCAATAAACGG CTTTTGCAAAAAGAATTGCAAAACGTTCCGGTCGATAGTTTATCATCTTTAACAGTGGACGCGACACCTTACAAAAAAGGCATCAAAGTAATCTTGGGTGACGCTGGTCGTACATCTTTACTCGTATACAACTTCGAAAAACACATTTGGTGGAGATTGGTTTTGAACAAGAATTTCAAGATGTGCGATGAATTCATCACTTCGAACGATGGggattttattaaaatcgatgaaaaatggtcCTTCTCGATGAATCAATTAGCATTATCGAGAAAATCGTCCGTTTTGTACGCGACTTCGTCCGAATCGGTGGAATTATTCACGATAGATTTAAAACAGCTGAGACGTATCGAAGAACCTTCGAAATTACACTACAAT TGGTACGACTACAACGATACAGATATATCTTTCCAATACATCGGTAATAAATTCGGTAAATCGAAAGCCATATTCGTTGATTCGAAAGACAACCTGTATTATTTCTATCAACGAGATTACGCTGTTATTCGATGGAATACCAATACTCCGTTTATGGACGAATACATGAATGTGGTGTTGCAAGACGATAAGTCAATGCCTCATGTAACGCAGATTTTTGCTGACTTAGCTCGACCAACTCGCCAGCTTTGGGTGTTGAATTCGAAAAGAAATGACAATTTGTCGTATACGGTTAAATTGATGACATAG